The following coding sequences are from one Leptolyngbya sp. NIES-3755 window:
- a CDS encoding glycosyl transferase family 2 (similar to AA sequence:cyanobase_aa:LBDG_55820) — translation MNILGRIKLPKSPDISELYLQSNETVSIDEQNGSKRVVFQQGGVISSSSYFNSFYEKYYVNYTLLDSIYYVLELEGSFKVAVYREVNESNEREKILEESFEQCQLSSPVKLSSIELLQNENAGRIYVEITCLSQEGCFESGWIATDQPRSREVSLGIVICTYKKEHYVRETLATLLQDELLRDKDLRVFISDNGRTLNHREFQDSRVKIFPNKNAGGSGGFTRGLMEALAEGHSSHFLLMDDDIELESESIYRLFAVHEYAKTELIIAGGLLSLIEKHVLYEAGATYSEDSSTKGASGSLTPLNHYLDLRQSQTLNQLLVEEDADYGGFWFCSFSRTLVEQLNLPLPLFIKLDDVEYCFRAKKKFGIPIVTFPSMAVWHIPASAKNLNWEAYYYFRNDLITYAIHYSPNYTHVVNNYTREIMLALLMPDYDRAQMLMKAFSDYLKGPSLLKDNDPETTHPTVLKLSRTYENQSEIDPLTHIQLLEQWTSIVSEGRSEWSSVCQEWKAAGQELVSPTFWQQYLELESSPETLAVQTAHSGAKLLN, via the coding sequence ATGAACATCTTAGGCAGAATTAAACTTCCCAAATCGCCCGACATTTCTGAACTATATCTTCAATCCAACGAGACAGTCTCGATCGATGAACAGAACGGCAGCAAAAGAGTCGTCTTCCAGCAAGGTGGAGTCATTTCTTCCAGTTCTTACTTCAACTCATTCTATGAAAAATACTATGTTAACTACACCTTGCTGGACTCTATCTACTATGTTTTGGAGCTAGAAGGCAGCTTTAAAGTTGCAGTTTATCGCGAAGTCAATGAAAGCAACGAGAGAGAAAAGATTTTAGAAGAAAGCTTCGAGCAGTGCCAACTTTCGTCGCCTGTGAAACTTTCATCGATCGAGCTATTGCAAAACGAGAATGCAGGTCGAATCTATGTTGAAATCACCTGTTTAAGCCAAGAAGGTTGTTTTGAATCCGGTTGGATTGCAACCGATCAACCGAGATCAAGAGAAGTCTCACTCGGTATTGTTATCTGTACGTACAAGAAAGAGCACTACGTTAGAGAGACACTGGCAACCCTTCTGCAAGATGAGCTACTTCGTGACAAAGACCTTCGAGTTTTCATCTCTGATAATGGTAGAACCCTGAACCACAGGGAGTTTCAAGATTCAAGAGTCAAAATCTTTCCGAACAAGAACGCAGGCGGTAGTGGTGGCTTCACTAGAGGATTGATGGAAGCTCTAGCAGAGGGACATTCCTCGCATTTTCTACTGATGGATGACGACATCGAACTAGAAAGCGAAAGTATCTACCGGTTGTTTGCTGTACACGAGTATGCAAAGACCGAACTGATTATTGCAGGTGGCTTACTCAGTCTGATCGAGAAGCACGTTCTATACGAAGCAGGAGCGACTTATAGCGAGGACTCTAGCACAAAGGGTGCATCTGGCTCGTTAACTCCATTAAATCACTATCTCGACCTCCGGCAATCTCAAACCCTCAATCAACTTCTCGTTGAAGAAGATGCAGATTACGGTGGATTCTGGTTTTGCTCATTCTCTAGAACCCTCGTAGAGCAACTCAATCTCCCATTACCGCTCTTTATCAAACTCGATGATGTGGAGTACTGTTTCAGAGCTAAGAAAAAATTCGGCATTCCGATCGTTACATTTCCCTCAATGGCAGTCTGGCACATTCCCGCATCTGCAAAGAACTTGAACTGGGAAGCCTACTACTATTTCCGCAATGACTTAATCACTTACGCCATCCATTATTCACCCAACTACACGCACGTTGTTAACAACTACACCAGAGAAATTATGCTGGCGTTGTTAATGCCCGACTACGATCGTGCTCAGATGTTGATGAAGGCATTTTCCGACTATCTCAAAGGTCCAAGCTTGCTCAAGGATAATGACCCAGAAACGACCCACCCCACGGTGCTGAAACTCAGTCGGACTTACGAGAATCAATCTGAAATTGACCCACTCACACACATTCAACTTCTAGAACAATGGACGAGTATTGTATCCGAAGGACGATCGGAATGGTCGTCTGTTTGCCAGGAGTGGAAGGCGGCGGGACAAGAACTGGTTTCTCCGACGTTTTGGCAGCAATACCTTGAACTAGAATCTTCACCGGAAACTCTAGCTGTACAAACTGCTCATTCGGGAGCCAAATTGTTGAATTAA
- a CDS encoding hypothetical protein (conserved hypothetical protein;~similar to AA sequence:cyanobase_aa:LBDG_17820), whose amino-acid sequence MTHPLHPDSIENILQKLPSEAKSWAESLPWNQRRYVLSLCHLLCAASPDVRAEFLDEYTANGLISKLVENQEIRQKVKLNLDRFQIKTELTEPILREYIRQFYIHSAQDSRVKPDLILESALRVVVSTEERNHIYNYILGFEIIKLLFRMSWLQHERLYRLQRNQEEFITLYLKPIQQTHRLNQIIVPRDEKLFFARRDYFVQLPEISDRKLTQLAIATFTTDIISNFGFSVIRHPDAIVYDHDYIYQVDVEAAFD is encoded by the coding sequence ATGACCCATCCTCTACACCCGGACTCGATCGAGAATATTCTCCAAAAGCTTCCCTCCGAAGCCAAATCCTGGGCGGAGAGCTTGCCTTGGAATCAGCGTCGTTATGTGCTGTCTCTCTGTCATTTGCTCTGTGCCGCGTCACCAGATGTCAGAGCCGAATTTCTTGATGAATATACCGCAAACGGCTTAATTTCTAAATTGGTCGAAAATCAGGAAATTCGCCAAAAGGTCAAGCTCAACCTCGATCGATTTCAAATCAAAACAGAACTCACAGAACCCATTCTAAGAGAGTACATTCGCCAGTTCTACATCCATTCTGCTCAGGATTCGCGAGTCAAACCCGATCTAATTCTTGAATCTGCACTGCGCGTAGTGGTCAGTACCGAAGAACGGAATCATATTTACAATTACATTCTCGGTTTTGAAATCATCAAATTATTGTTCCGAATGAGTTGGTTACAGCACGAACGGCTCTATCGTCTCCAGCGCAATCAAGAGGAATTTATCACGCTGTATCTCAAGCCAATTCAGCAAACGCACCGATTAAATCAAATCATCGTGCCCAGAGATGAAAAACTATTCTTTGCACGTCGAGATTACTTTGTGCAATTGCCAGAGATTTCGGATCGAAAACTAACTCAACTCGCGATCGCAACTTTTACCACGGATATCATCAGCAATTTCGGCTTTTCGGTCATTCGACATCCCGATGCGATCGTGTACGATCACGACTACATTTACCAAGTCGATGTCGAAGCTGCGTTTGATTGA
- a CDS encoding (Dimethylallyl)adenosine tRNA methylthiotransferase miaB (similar to AA sequence:cyanobase_aa:LBDG_04920), with the protein MTASRRYHITTFGCQMNKADSERMAGILETMGFEWSEEPNEADLILYNTCTIRDNAEQKVYSYLGRQAQRKQENPDITIVIAGCVAQQEGESLLRRVPELDLVMGPQYANQLEDLLEQVFNGNQVVATDPIHIVEDITKPRRDSQVTAWVNVIYGCNERCTYCVVPSVRGVEQSRTPEAIRAEIESLAAQGYKEVTLLGQNIDAYGRDLPGTTSEGRHLHTFTDLLYFVHDVEGIDRIRFATSHPRYFTERLIRACAELPKVCEHFHIPFQSGDNDVLKAMARGYTHERYRRIINTIREYMPDASISADAIVGFPGETEEQFQNTLKLVEDIGFDLINTAAYSPRPGTPAAVWETQLSEEMKADRLQRMNRLVSQTAADRSQRYAGRIEEVLVEAQNPKDPTQVMGRTRGNRLTFFAGSIDELRGKLVKVKITEVRPFSLTAQPLVEARL; encoded by the coding sequence ATGACTGCTTCTCGTCGCTATCACATCACCACGTTTGGCTGCCAAATGAATAAGGCAGATTCCGAACGTATGGCTGGAATTCTAGAAACAATGGGCTTTGAGTGGTCAGAAGAACCGAATGAAGCGGATTTGATTCTCTACAATACCTGCACGATCCGCGATAACGCTGAGCAAAAAGTCTATTCGTATCTGGGACGACAAGCCCAACGGAAACAAGAAAATCCCGATATTACGATCGTGATTGCTGGATGTGTGGCGCAACAAGAAGGAGAATCCCTTTTACGTCGCGTTCCTGAACTCGATTTGGTGATGGGTCCACAGTACGCGAATCAACTCGAAGATCTGCTCGAACAAGTGTTTAACGGAAATCAGGTCGTCGCCACTGATCCGATTCACATTGTCGAAGATATTACGAAACCGAGACGAGATAGCCAAGTTACAGCTTGGGTGAATGTGATTTACGGCTGTAATGAACGCTGTACTTACTGTGTGGTTCCAAGTGTGCGCGGTGTCGAACAATCTCGGACTCCAGAAGCAATTCGGGCTGAAATTGAATCGTTAGCGGCTCAGGGTTACAAGGAAGTCACGTTGCTCGGTCAGAACATTGATGCGTATGGGCGCGATTTGCCTGGAACCACTTCAGAAGGGCGACATCTGCATACCTTCACAGATTTGCTTTACTTTGTGCATGATGTGGAAGGGATCGATCGTATTCGTTTCGCCACGAGCCACCCGCGCTACTTCACCGAGCGATTAATCCGCGCCTGTGCTGAATTGCCCAAGGTCTGTGAGCATTTCCATATTCCTTTTCAGTCTGGAGATAACGACGTTCTCAAAGCAATGGCGCGAGGATATACTCATGAACGCTATCGTCGGATTATCAATACGATTCGCGAATATATGCCGGATGCGTCGATTAGTGCAGATGCGATCGTCGGTTTTCCTGGCGAAACTGAGGAACAATTCCAAAACACGCTGAAACTGGTCGAGGACATTGGCTTTGATTTGATCAATACAGCCGCTTATTCTCCGCGTCCGGGCACTCCTGCGGCAGTTTGGGAAACTCAGTTATCTGAAGAAATGAAAGCCGATCGATTACAGCGGATGAATCGATTAGTGTCGCAAACCGCCGCTGATCGCTCTCAACGCTATGCAGGACGAATCGAGGAAGTATTAGTCGAAGCGCAGAATCCGAAAGATCCCACTCAAGTGATGGGACGGACACGCGGCAATCGACTGACATTTTTTGCAGGCTCGATCGATGAACTACGCGGAAAATTAGTCAAAGTCAAAATCACCGAAGTGCGCCCGTTTAGTCTGACTGCACAGCCGCTCGTCGAAGCTCGATTGTAA
- a CDS encoding hypothetical protein (similar to AA sequence:cyanobase_aa:Npun_R0255), with product MLWAVARKNAELDREIHSDPRRFTNIDRQNSGAVLGIHSRTLCESAPSFMLRLKQCSIAFLLILAFWFSQITDALAEPKTCRIGTYVTTLRDLEPTTKAFGADFWIWSVCPSKELDPIKNIEFVNATKIERMYNSVTERKDKIGNFQAQDKVYWAQEKIKATVAHPWDVRNYPFDRHTLKIHLEESTFDTSAFVYTPDTKNSSYRENMQIEGWRITGFQISPKTTVYESTFGDPELTTGKSEYSGMEIEIKVQRYKVMTFLKVTAGVYAAALITLLSFYFNTAESGFTTSRLSLLSTALFATLVNMRGIENILGRTEQLTLVDKIHITTLVYIFCAVAIAIYSRWLVEHKCADRAIRFDRQLCMPLFSVSFAIANILLIVQANLMG from the coding sequence ATGCTTTGGGCGGTAGCTCGAAAAAATGCGGAACTCGATCGAGAAATTCACTCAGATCCTCGTAGATTTACGAACATCGATCGGCAAAATTCAGGAGCCGTTCTGGGCATTCATAGCAGAACCCTCTGTGAATCTGCCCCAAGTTTCATGCTCAGATTAAAACAATGCTCGATCGCTTTCCTGCTCATCCTTGCGTTTTGGTTCAGTCAAATTACGGATGCCTTAGCTGAACCCAAAACTTGTCGAATTGGAACTTACGTTACGACACTCCGCGATTTAGAACCGACGACGAAAGCGTTTGGAGCGGATTTCTGGATCTGGAGCGTCTGCCCATCCAAAGAGTTAGATCCGATTAAAAACATTGAATTCGTTAATGCGACCAAAATCGAGAGAATGTACAACAGCGTGACCGAGCGCAAAGATAAAATCGGAAATTTCCAAGCACAAGATAAAGTGTATTGGGCACAGGAAAAGATCAAAGCAACGGTGGCACATCCGTGGGATGTCCGAAACTATCCGTTCGATCGACATACGCTGAAAATCCATCTCGAAGAATCGACCTTTGATACGTCTGCTTTCGTCTATACACCGGATACGAAGAACTCCAGTTATCGAGAAAATATGCAGATCGAAGGCTGGCGAATCACGGGCTTTCAAATCAGTCCAAAAACGACCGTGTACGAATCGACTTTTGGTGATCCAGAACTAACCACTGGAAAAAGCGAATATTCTGGCATGGAAATCGAGATCAAGGTTCAGCGCTACAAAGTCATGACGTTTCTAAAAGTGACTGCGGGTGTATATGCGGCTGCGTTAATTACCTTGTTGTCGTTTTACTTCAATACCGCAGAAAGTGGCTTTACGACTTCGCGGTTAAGTTTGCTTAGTACGGCGCTATTTGCAACGCTTGTGAATATGCGAGGCATCGAAAATATCTTGGGTCGAACTGAACAGTTAACTTTAGTCGATAAGATTCACATCACGACCTTGGTGTATATCTTTTGCGCGGTCGCGATCGCAATCTATTCTCGCTGGTTAGTCGAACACAAATGTGCCGATCGTGCAATCCGGTTCGATCGACAACTCTGTATGCCGCTGTTTAGTGTCTCATTCGCGATCGCTAACATTTTACTCATCGTGCAAGCGAATCTGATGGGTTAG
- a CDS encoding hypothetical protein (hypothetical protein Npun_R0716;~similar to AA sequence:cyanobase_aa:LBDG_22490) encodes MTQAKEGVTIAQRLDDLVNQAHAACGENGMMSGECATAWDAVEEVQAEISHRRSDTKSAFNAYCDENPDAAECRVYDV; translated from the coding sequence ATGACTCAGGCAAAAGAAGGCGTTACGATCGCACAGCGTCTAGATGATCTCGTGAATCAAGCTCATGCAGCTTGTGGCGAAAATGGCATGATGTCCGGTGAATGTGCTACCGCTTGGGATGCGGTCGAAGAAGTCCAAGCGGAAATTTCACATCGTCGATCGGATACGAAATCTGCTTTTAATGCTTATTGCGACGAAAATCCAGATGCCGCAGAATGTCGCGTTTACGATGTGTGA